One Nocardia iowensis DNA window includes the following coding sequences:
- the scpA gene encoding methylmalonyl-CoA mutase: MTLSHIHNPGEIKHVIGSFAEVPLTERAPDPAAVDAAQVDAYVRAAAEANHYSPEQLVWSTPEGIDVPPVFTKADRDAVAAEGYPLDSVPGIAPFVRGPYPTMYVNQPWTIRQYAGFSTAADSNAFYRRNLQAGQKGLSVAFDLATHRGYDSDHPRVQGDVGMAGVAIDSILDMRQLFDHIPLDQVSVSMTMNGAVLPILALYVVAAEEQGVTPEQLAGTIQNDILKEFMVRNTYIYPPKPSMRIISDIFAYTSAKMPKFNSISISGYHIQEAGATADLELAYTLADGVEYIRAGIDAGMAVDKFAPRLSFFWAIGMNFFMEVAKLRAGRLLWSELVAKFEPKSAKSLSLRTHSQTSGWSLTAQDAYNNVARTCIEAMAATQGHTQSLHTNALDEALALPTDFSARIARNTQLLIQQESNTTRPIDPWGGSYYVEWLTHQLANRARAHIAEVEAHGGMAQAIGEGIPKLRIEEAAARTQARIDTGQQPVIGVNKYQVEEDHEIEVLKVENSRVRAEQIEKLRQLRADRDSAEVERALAELTRAAASSEGGMANNLLALAIDAARAKATVGEISDALERVYGRHQAEIRTLSGVYRDEAGKVSNITKASDLVEEFAEAEGRRPRILVAKMGQDGHDRGQKVIATAFADLGFDVDVGPLFQTPEEVAQQAADNDVHVVGVSSLAAGHLTLVPALRQALADAGRPDIMVIVGGVIPPGDFAALYEAGAAAIFPPGTVIADAAIDLLKKLATELGHPELSPESGSGAEDSAATE, translated from the coding sequence ATGACACTGAGTCATATTCACAACCCGGGCGAAATCAAGCACGTGATAGGCAGTTTCGCCGAGGTGCCGCTGACCGAGCGCGCCCCCGATCCCGCCGCCGTGGATGCCGCTCAGGTCGATGCCTACGTGCGCGCGGCCGCCGAAGCCAACCACTACTCGCCCGAGCAGTTGGTGTGGTCGACACCCGAAGGCATCGACGTGCCACCGGTGTTCACCAAGGCCGACCGGGATGCCGTTGCGGCCGAGGGGTATCCGCTCGACAGCGTGCCGGGTATCGCGCCGTTCGTGCGCGGTCCGTACCCGACGATGTACGTCAACCAGCCGTGGACCATCCGCCAGTACGCGGGTTTCTCCACGGCCGCGGACTCGAATGCCTTCTACCGGCGCAATCTTCAGGCCGGGCAGAAGGGCCTGTCGGTCGCCTTCGACCTGGCCACCCACCGCGGTTACGACTCCGACCACCCGCGCGTGCAGGGTGATGTCGGCATGGCCGGTGTCGCCATCGATTCCATCCTCGACATGCGCCAACTGTTCGACCACATCCCGCTCGACCAGGTCAGTGTGTCGATGACGATGAACGGCGCGGTGCTGCCGATCCTCGCGCTGTATGTCGTTGCGGCAGAAGAGCAGGGCGTCACTCCCGAGCAGCTGGCCGGAACCATTCAGAACGACATTCTGAAAGAGTTCATGGTCCGCAACACCTACATCTACCCGCCGAAGCCCTCGATGCGGATCATCTCCGACATCTTCGCCTACACCAGCGCGAAGATGCCGAAGTTCAACTCGATCTCCATCTCCGGCTACCACATTCAGGAAGCGGGCGCGACCGCCGACCTGGAACTGGCCTACACCCTGGCCGATGGTGTCGAGTACATCCGGGCCGGTATCGACGCGGGCATGGCGGTGGACAAGTTCGCGCCGCGGCTGTCGTTCTTCTGGGCCATCGGCATGAACTTCTTCATGGAGGTGGCCAAGCTGCGCGCCGGGCGGCTGCTGTGGAGTGAGCTGGTCGCGAAGTTCGAGCCGAAGAGCGCGAAATCGCTGTCGCTGCGCACACATTCGCAGACCTCCGGCTGGTCGCTCACCGCGCAGGACGCCTACAACAATGTCGCGCGCACCTGCATCGAGGCGATGGCGGCGACCCAGGGCCATACCCAGTCGCTGCACACCAACGCGCTCGACGAGGCGCTGGCGCTGCCCACCGATTTCTCCGCCCGCATCGCCCGCAACACCCAGCTGCTGATCCAGCAGGAGTCCAACACGACTCGGCCGATCGACCCGTGGGGCGGTTCGTATTACGTCGAATGGCTGACCCATCAGCTGGCCAACCGCGCGCGTGCGCACATCGCCGAGGTGGAGGCGCACGGCGGGATGGCGCAGGCGATCGGCGAGGGCATCCCCAAGCTGCGCATCGAGGAAGCCGCGGCGCGCACCCAAGCGCGCATCGACACCGGTCAGCAACCGGTGATCGGGGTGAACAAGTATCAGGTCGAAGAGGATCACGAGATCGAGGTCCTCAAGGTCGAGAACTCTCGGGTGCGCGCGGAGCAGATCGAGAAGCTGCGGCAGCTGCGGGCGGACCGTGATTCGGCCGAGGTCGAGCGTGCGCTGGCCGAATTGACCCGTGCGGCAGCCTCTTCCGAGGGTGGCATGGCGAACAACCTGCTGGCGCTCGCCATCGACGCGGCCCGCGCCAAGGCCACTGTCGGCGAGATCTCCGACGCGCTGGAGCGGGTATACGGCCGCCACCAGGCCGAGATCCGTACCCTCTCCGGTGTGTACCGCGACGAGGCAGGGAAGGTCAGCAACATCACCAAGGCGAGCGATCTCGTCGAGGAGTTCGCCGAGGCGGAAGGTCGTCGCCCGCGCATCCTCGTCGCGAAGATGGGGCAGGACGGCCACGACCGCGGCCAGAAGGTGATCGCCACCGCCTTCGCCGACCTCGGCTTCGACGTCGACGTGGGCCCGCTGTTCCAGACCCCGGAAGAGGTGGCGCAGCAGGCGGCCGACAACGACGTGCACGTCGTCGGGGTGTCCTCGCTGGCGGCCGGTCACCTCACGCTGGTGCCCGCGTTGCGGCAGGCACTGGCCGATGCGGGGCGACCCGACATCATGGTCATCGTCGGCGGCGTCATCCCGCCCGGTGACTTCGCCGCGCTGTACGAGGCCGGTGCCGCGGCGATCTTCCCACCCGGCACCGTCATCGCCGACGCCGCGATCGACCTGCTGAAGAAGCTCGCGACCGAGCTCGGCCACCCGGAGTTGTCTCCCGAAAGCGGCAGCGGCGCCGAGGATTCCGCCGCCACCGAATGA
- a CDS encoding amidohydrolase family protein yields MTGGAVLGDNDDNTYLADFRNRLGVPGIIDVHTHFMPDPVMRKVWAYFDSAGPLTARTWPIAYRDDEQVRLKTLRGFGVRAFSSLVYPHKPEMAAWLNEWTAEFAERTPDCLHTATFYPEPSAESYVEVALERGARLFKVHIQVGRFHPGDSLLDPVWGMIQDAGVPVLIHCGSGPVAGEFTGPEPVAALLQRFPRLQLIVAHMGAPEYTEFLDLAERYPDVRLDTTMTFTDFFEAEDPFPASERGRLHAFADRIMFGSDFPNIPYTYGHAVYALERLDLGDDWLRKVCYQNAADLFGIE; encoded by the coding sequence ATGACAGGAGGGGCCGTGCTCGGCGACAACGACGACAACACCTACCTCGCCGATTTCCGCAACCGGCTCGGCGTGCCCGGAATCATCGACGTGCACACGCATTTCATGCCGGACCCGGTGATGCGCAAGGTGTGGGCATACTTCGACTCGGCAGGTCCGCTCACCGCCCGCACCTGGCCCATCGCCTACCGCGACGACGAGCAGGTCAGGTTGAAGACGTTGCGCGGCTTCGGCGTTCGCGCCTTCAGCTCCCTGGTCTATCCGCACAAGCCGGAGATGGCGGCGTGGCTCAACGAATGGACCGCCGAATTCGCCGAGCGCACACCGGATTGCCTGCACACCGCCACGTTCTACCCCGAGCCGAGCGCCGAAAGCTATGTCGAGGTAGCGCTGGAACGCGGTGCCCGACTGTTCAAGGTGCACATCCAGGTGGGGCGCTTCCATCCCGGCGACTCGCTCCTCGACCCGGTCTGGGGGATGATCCAGGATGCTGGAGTTCCGGTACTGATCCACTGCGGATCCGGGCCCGTCGCCGGTGAATTCACCGGGCCGGAACCCGTTGCCGCCCTGCTGCAACGCTTTCCGCGACTACAACTGATCGTCGCGCACATGGGCGCCCCCGAATACACCGAATTCTTGGATCTGGCCGAGCGCTACCCGGACGTCCGCCTGGATACCACCATGACGTTCACCGACTTCTTCGAGGCCGAAGACCCCTTCCCGGCCAGCGAACGCGGCAGGCTGCACGCCTTCGCCGACCGGATCATGTTCGGCAGCGACTTCCCGAACATTCCCTACACCTACGGCCACGCCGTCTACGCGCTGGAACGCCTGGACCTGGGCGATGATTGGCTACGCAAGGTCTGCTACCAGAATGCCGCGGACCTGTTCGGTATCGAGTAG
- a CDS encoding NAD(P)-dependent oxidoreductase, with translation MRITVFGATGDVGSRVVTEALARGHEVVAVLRDPARAAAVPAAAEVRIGDAADLDDVVTLSTGQDLVITATRPAPGREHELSGVTAVLLKALAHTGVRLLVVGGASTLVVPGSDGTTLHETPDFPVELRPIARACADQLALCRAETVADWTYLSPPAELVPGERTGTYRSGSDELLTRPDGESTISMEDFAVALLDEAERPAHRRSRFTVVSA, from the coding sequence ATGCGCATCACGGTGTTCGGCGCGACAGGCGATGTCGGTAGCCGGGTGGTGACCGAGGCACTCGCTCGCGGCCACGAAGTCGTTGCCGTGCTGCGGGACCCGGCCCGCGCGGCCGCCGTGCCCGCCGCGGCCGAGGTCAGGATCGGCGATGCGGCCGATCTCGACGACGTGGTAACCCTCAGTACCGGACAGGATCTCGTGATCACCGCGACCCGGCCAGCACCCGGCCGGGAACACGAGCTGTCCGGCGTCACCGCGGTGCTGCTGAAGGCATTGGCGCACACCGGTGTCCGCCTGCTGGTGGTCGGCGGTGCCTCGACGCTGGTCGTCCCCGGCTCCGACGGCACGACGCTGCACGAAACACCCGATTTCCCAGTGGAATTGCGGCCGATCGCCCGGGCATGCGCCGATCAGCTCGCGCTGTGCCGAGCCGAAACCGTGGCGGACTGGACCTACCTGAGCCCACCCGCCGAACTGGTGCCCGGTGAGCGGACCGGTACCTACCGTTCGGGTTCCGACGAACTGCTCACCCGCCCCGACGGCGAATCGACCATCTCCATGGAGGATTTCGCGGTCGCCCTGCTCGACGAGGCGGAACGCCCCGCTCACCGCCGCAGCCGGTTCACTGTCGTCTCAGCCTGA
- a CDS encoding MarR family winged helix-turn-helix transcriptional regulator codes for MTDHVDHVLAQWQEQRPDLDVAPMAVFGRLSRLSQLAGAELRKNFAAHDLDAASFDVLATLRRSATPHLTPTELMHAAMVTSGAITQRLDRLEERGLVSRSRSESDGRGVRVSLTDAGRTIVDAALPDHLATEERLLGPLTPTQRNCLAATLRTLLESLGDST; via the coding sequence GTGACCGATCACGTCGACCATGTGCTCGCGCAATGGCAGGAGCAGCGCCCTGACCTGGATGTCGCCCCCATGGCCGTGTTCGGGCGGCTGTCCAGGCTCTCCCAGCTCGCCGGTGCCGAACTCCGGAAAAACTTTGCCGCGCACGATCTCGACGCCGCCTCGTTCGATGTCCTGGCCACGCTGCGACGCAGTGCTACCCCCCACCTGACCCCCACCGAGCTCATGCACGCGGCCATGGTCACCTCCGGCGCCATCACCCAGCGCCTGGATCGCCTCGAGGAACGCGGCCTGGTGAGCCGATCCCGCAGCGAATCCGACGGGCGCGGCGTCCGGGTCTCGCTCACCGACGCGGGCCGCACCATCGTCGACGCGGCCCTCCCCGACCACCTCGCCACCGAAGAACGCCTCCTCGGCCCACTCACCCCCACCCAGCGGAACTGTTTGGCGGCCACCCTCCGAACCTTGCTCGAATCCCTGGGCGACTCAACCTAA
- a CDS encoding nucleoside hydrolase, with product MRQKIIMDVDTGVDDSLALLYLLASPEAEIIGIASTAGNVPAPQVAANNLAWLDVCRAPDIEVALGAAEPLAIPLRTTEDTHGPHGVGYAELPPSARELSARSAAQMWIDLVRAHPGEIIGLCTGPLTNLALALRLEPALPTLLRRLVIMGGAFNHPGNTTPTSEWNVHVDPEAAKEVFDAFSTAPPGRRPIVCALDITETIEMRPKHLSLLAERAGSLPVELVSEVDPLDSRSMTSNPIVRYVTDAVRFYFDFHRLYDLGYLAHMHDPFAAAVALDPALAVTRPATVDVELAGTLTRATTVADWAGMWGREPNADIVIGTDQDLFFDRLITRVGDFARAVYPPIAREA from the coding sequence GTGCGGCAGAAGATCATTATGGACGTCGATACCGGGGTCGACGATTCCCTTGCCCTGCTCTATCTGCTCGCCTCGCCCGAGGCCGAGATCATCGGGATCGCCTCGACCGCGGGAAACGTGCCCGCGCCACAGGTGGCCGCGAACAATCTGGCCTGGCTGGATGTCTGCCGAGCGCCCGATATCGAGGTCGCGCTCGGCGCCGCCGAGCCGCTGGCGATCCCCTTGCGCACCACCGAGGACACGCACGGGCCGCATGGCGTCGGATACGCCGAACTCCCGCCCTCGGCCCGCGAACTTTCGGCACGGTCCGCGGCGCAGATGTGGATCGACCTGGTGCGCGCGCATCCCGGCGAGATCATCGGACTGTGCACCGGCCCGCTCACCAATCTGGCGCTGGCCCTCCGGCTGGAACCCGCGCTGCCGACGCTGCTGCGTCGATTGGTGATCATGGGTGGTGCGTTCAACCATCCGGGCAACACCACCCCCACCAGCGAATGGAACGTGCACGTGGACCCGGAGGCGGCCAAGGAGGTCTTCGACGCCTTCTCCACCGCGCCACCGGGCCGCAGGCCGATCGTCTGCGCGCTCGACATCACCGAGACCATCGAGATGCGGCCCAAGCACCTTTCGCTGCTCGCCGAGCGCGCCGGCAGCCTTCCGGTGGAGCTGGTGTCGGAAGTAGATCCGCTCGATTCCCGCTCGATGACGAGCAATCCCATCGTCCGGTACGTCACGGATGCGGTGCGGTTCTATTTCGATTTCCACCGGCTCTACGACCTGGGTTACCTCGCGCATATGCACGACCCGTTCGCCGCGGCGGTCGCGCTCGATCCCGCCCTCGCCGTCACCCGTCCGGCGACGGTCGACGTCGAGCTGGCCGGGACGCTGACCCGTGCGACCACGGTGGCCGACTGGGCGGGCATGTGGGGCCGGGAACCCAACGCCGACATTGTGATCGGCACCGATCAAGACCTGTTCTTCGACCGGCTGATCACCAGAGTCGGCGACTTCGCTCGAGCGGTCTACCCGCCGATCGCACGGGAGGCGTGA
- a CDS encoding methylmalonyl-CoA mutase family protein: MPIASEPGPGAEPVPQFSAWRKGVAGVLAKVRRVDIAELPDEPEHLLDETTYDGLTIAPLYTRRDELPEQPLPGTYPFVRGSDATRDVHRGWYVSAHFTGHDAAAVNREILAGLESGISAVWLGVGERGVPVAELPVALSGLLFDLAPLTLDAGTAAVDAAAQVFTALDGYAAASRKEIQVSLGAAPLTSRFAGTADLELAATVTLAGTAAARAETVRAITVDGTVFHNAGASDAQELGAAIAAGLAYLRALSEGLDIADALEQVSFRFAATDDQFATVAKFRAARQLWARVAHVCGAPNFGGAPQHAVTSAAMMTQRDPWVNMLRTTLAAFGAGVGGADTVTVLPFDSALPPGELGISKSFSDRMARNTQLLLLEESHLGFVQDPGAGSWYVEDLTSALAAKAWEFMQELEAAGGYLAALDSGLLAERIAATKAARDADVAHRKTAVTGVNEFPNLAERPLSEQARQADRVARYGATFEALRNRSDAFLAEHGVRPKALLVPLGSVAEHNVRVTFIANLLASGGIESINPGPLEVSGIAPAATEAGAPIAVLCGSDKRYGAEAGAAVEQLRAAGVETVLLAGAAKAVAELSDAQRPDGFLTAKIDAVAALSDLLEKVGA, translated from the coding sequence ATGCCGATTGCTTCAGAGCCCGGGCCGGGCGCGGAACCGGTTCCGCAGTTCTCCGCGTGGCGCAAGGGCGTGGCCGGGGTGCTGGCGAAGGTCCGGCGGGTCGATATCGCCGAACTCCCCGATGAACCAGAGCACCTGCTCGACGAAACCACCTACGACGGGCTGACCATCGCCCCGCTGTACACGCGCCGGGACGAGTTGCCCGAGCAGCCGCTGCCCGGGACCTATCCATTCGTCCGAGGCAGCGATGCCACCCGCGACGTGCACCGCGGCTGGTATGTGAGCGCCCACTTCACCGGTCATGACGCGGCCGCGGTGAACCGGGAGATCCTGGCCGGTCTGGAGAGCGGCATCAGCGCCGTATGGCTCGGTGTCGGCGAACGCGGCGTGCCGGTGGCGGAGCTGCCTGTGGCGCTGTCCGGTCTGCTGTTCGATCTCGCCCCACTGACCCTGGATGCGGGCACGGCGGCGGTCGACGCGGCGGCGCAGGTGTTCACCGCGCTCGACGGCTATGCCGCGGCCTCCCGCAAGGAGATTCAGGTTTCGCTCGGCGCGGCACCGCTCACCAGCCGGTTCGCCGGGACCGCTGATCTCGAGCTGGCGGCGACCGTGACATTGGCCGGTACCGCGGCGGCGCGCGCCGAGACGGTGCGCGCGATCACCGTGGACGGCACCGTATTCCACAATGCGGGCGCGTCCGACGCCCAAGAGCTCGGTGCCGCCATCGCCGCGGGCCTGGCCTACCTGCGCGCCCTCAGCGAGGGCCTGGACATCGCGGACGCGCTGGAGCAGGTGAGCTTCCGTTTCGCGGCCACCGACGATCAATTCGCCACGGTCGCGAAATTCCGCGCCGCACGCCAACTCTGGGCCCGGGTGGCACACGTGTGCGGGGCGCCGAACTTCGGTGGCGCACCGCAGCACGCGGTGACCTCCGCGGCCATGATGACCCAGCGCGACCCGTGGGTGAACATGCTGCGTACCACCCTCGCGGCGTTCGGCGCCGGTGTCGGCGGCGCGGACACGGTGACGGTGCTGCCGTTCGATTCGGCGCTGCCCCCCGGTGAGCTCGGGATCTCGAAGTCGTTCTCGGACCGGATGGCTCGCAACACCCAGCTGCTGCTGCTCGAGGAATCGCACCTCGGCTTCGTGCAGGACCCGGGCGCGGGCTCCTGGTACGTCGAAGACCTCACCAGCGCGCTCGCCGCCAAGGCGTGGGAGTTCATGCAAGAGCTCGAGGCCGCGGGCGGCTATCTCGCCGCGCTGGACTCCGGACTGCTCGCCGAACGTATCGCCGCGACCAAGGCGGCCCGCGATGCCGATGTCGCACACCGGAAGACGGCCGTCACCGGGGTGAACGAATTCCCGAACCTGGCCGAGCGACCACTGTCCGAGCAGGCCCGCCAGGCCGATCGGGTGGCCCGCTACGGTGCCACGTTCGAAGCGCTGCGCAACCGTTCCGACGCGTTCCTGGCCGAACACGGTGTCCGGCCGAAAGCGCTGCTGGTGCCGCTCGGTTCGGTCGCCGAGCACAACGTTCGGGTGACCTTCATCGCGAACCTGCTGGCCTCGGGTGGTATCGAGTCCATCAACCCGGGACCATTGGAGGTGAGCGGAATCGCGCCTGCGGCAACCGAAGCCGGTGCCCCGATCGCCGTGCTGTGTGGTTCGGACAAGCGGTACGGCGCGGAAGCCGGTGCGGCGGTGGAGCAATTGCGCGCAGCCGGAGTGGAGACGGTGCTGCTGGCCGGTGCCGCGAAGGCGGTGGCCGAGCTCAGTGACGCGCAGCGTCCGGATGGATTCCTCACGGCCAAGATCGATGCGGTTGCCGCACTGTCCGACCTGTTGGAGAAGGTGGGAGCCTGA
- a CDS encoding L-2-amino-thiazoline-4-carboxylic acid hydrolase, translating to MNTDPFNLADGEYVPDVAADSAAIVEAFFDHLATSLRDRDLPDEMFTGMRGALVELEAANADRLVDEAARYNLRMTLALVVAYRAVRPLLGTDATMAALRAAFVEPLGDLVQSGTRAMLDASDDPFAAMVAVSKTREEHSFGAGFTFVRAADDDRSYHVDVVRCFYHDVLVANSASELTPVMCEFDANWIDAIDPAKHGFRFHRATTIGLGGSHCPFHWDRTES from the coding sequence ATGAACACCGACCCCTTCAACCTTGCCGACGGCGAGTACGTACCCGATGTCGCCGCCGACTCGGCCGCCATTGTCGAGGCATTCTTCGACCACCTCGCGACGAGTCTGCGCGACCGAGATCTGCCGGATGAGATGTTCACCGGTATGCGCGGCGCGCTCGTCGAGCTGGAAGCGGCCAACGCGGACCGTCTGGTGGACGAGGCCGCGCGCTACAACTTACGGATGACCCTGGCCCTGGTGGTCGCCTATCGGGCAGTGCGGCCGCTGCTCGGAACCGACGCCACTATGGCCGCGCTACGGGCGGCGTTCGTCGAACCCCTCGGCGATCTCGTCCAGTCCGGGACCCGGGCAATGCTCGATGCCTCCGATGACCCGTTCGCGGCCATGGTCGCGGTCTCGAAGACGCGAGAGGAACATTCCTTCGGCGCTGGTTTCACCTTTGTCCGCGCTGCGGACGACGACCGGAGCTACCACGTCGACGTCGTGCGCTGCTTCTATCACGATGTGCTGGTTGCTAATTCGGCCTCGGAACTGACACCGGTGATGTGTGAGTTCGACGCCAATTGGATCGACGCCATCGACCCGGCGAAGCACGGCTTCCGCTTCCACCGCGCCACCACGATCGGGCTGGGCGGATCGCACTGCCCGTTCCATTGGGATCGCACCGAGAGCTGA
- a CDS encoding TetR/AcrR family transcriptional regulator, which produces MGNREDLLAGARKAIVERGVAKTTARDIAAAAGVSLAAIGYHFGSKEQLITEALADALGNAIGDSMEAMIRDASGVALATGFARLWNAMPRVFEENRDSMVASMENLVRVARSAESRNFYAESLPTIYREMGETLREAHPQLTQQQAESIAQLYFVLAQGLGVLWVVAPDGDLPNGDRLAEALTAIAGTPSDPAD; this is translated from the coding sequence ATGGGAAACCGAGAAGACCTGTTGGCGGGGGCGCGCAAGGCGATCGTGGAGCGCGGCGTCGCCAAGACCACGGCACGGGACATCGCGGCCGCCGCGGGAGTCAGCCTGGCCGCGATCGGGTATCACTTCGGCTCCAAGGAGCAGCTGATCACCGAGGCGCTCGCCGATGCGCTGGGTAATGCGATCGGCGACAGCATGGAGGCGATGATCCGCGACGCGAGCGGCGTTGCGCTGGCGACGGGATTCGCCCGGCTGTGGAACGCGATGCCGCGGGTGTTCGAGGAGAACCGGGACAGCATGGTCGCGAGCATGGAGAACCTGGTGCGCGTCGCGCGCTCGGCGGAGTCGCGCAATTTCTACGCCGAGAGCCTGCCGACCATCTATCGCGAGATGGGCGAGACCCTGCGGGAGGCGCATCCGCAGCTCACGCAGCAGCAGGCGGAATCGATCGCGCAGCTGTATTTCGTACTGGCGCAAGGCCTCGGCGTGCTGTGGGTGGTCGCGCCGGACGGCGACCTGCCGAACGGCGACCGGTTGGCCGAGGCCCTTACCGCGATCGCGGGGACACCGTCGGACCCGGCAGACTAG
- the meaB gene encoding methylmalonyl Co-A mutase-associated GTPase MeaB, whose product MSERNSAVPSADGAPQPDSSGAARLRTESGTAATDAHGSGSRVERGVGSSAGAPGGAGESVARPTGRGRTIDVDALAEAVRGGERAALARAITLVESTRADHRDQAQRLLLKLTPDKHSSATAAVSNRVGITGVPGVGKSTFIDALGMDLIGKGHRVAVLAVDPSSTRTGGSILGDKTRMARLSVERNAYIRPSPTAGTLGGVAKATRETIVLLEAAGYDVILVETVGVGQSEVTVADMVDVFCFLTLARTGDQLQGIKKGVLELADLVAVNKADGKHEMEAKSAARELAGALRLIHPHDALWRPPVLTMSGLEGIGLDKFWDTVLEHRRVLTDAGEFDEKRRRQQIDWTWTMVHDQLLRRLADNPAVKAIRAQVEKQVRDGTLTAALAAEELLRAFDGR is encoded by the coding sequence ATGAGCGAGCGCAATTCCGCGGTGCCCTCGGCCGACGGCGCCCCGCAGCCGGACTCGTCCGGTGCAGCTCGCCTTCGGACCGAATCGGGGACGGCTGCGACTGACGCTCACGGGTCGGGTTCGCGGGTTGAACGTGGCGTTGGGTCGAGCGCCGGTGCGCCCGGTGGCGCCGGTGAATCCGTTGCACGTCCGACCGGGCGGGGTCGGACCATCGATGTCGACGCGCTGGCGGAGGCGGTCCGGGGCGGGGAGCGGGCCGCGCTGGCTCGGGCGATCACGCTGGTGGAGTCGACCCGGGCCGATCACCGGGATCAGGCGCAGCGGTTGCTGCTGAAGCTGACCCCGGACAAGCACAGCTCCGCGACCGCGGCTGTCTCGAATCGTGTCGGCATCACCGGTGTTCCGGGCGTCGGCAAGTCGACGTTCATCGACGCGCTTGGGATGGACCTGATCGGCAAAGGGCACCGGGTCGCTGTGCTCGCGGTCGATCCGTCGTCCACCAGGACCGGCGGCTCCATCCTCGGCGACAAAACCCGGATGGCGCGACTGTCCGTGGAGCGCAACGCCTATATCCGCCCCTCACCGACCGCGGGGACCCTCGGCGGGGTGGCCAAGGCGACGCGCGAGACCATCGTGCTGCTCGAAGCCGCCGGGTACGACGTGATCCTGGTGGAGACGGTCGGTGTCGGTCAATCCGAGGTCACCGTCGCCGATATGGTCGATGTCTTCTGTTTCCTGACCCTGGCCCGCACCGGAGATCAGTTGCAGGGCATCAAGAAAGGTGTGCTGGAACTCGCGGACCTGGTGGCGGTCAACAAGGCGGACGGCAAGCACGAGATGGAAGCCAAGTCGGCCGCTCGCGAACTGGCGGGCGCGCTGCGCCTGATCCACCCGCACGACGCGCTGTGGCGCCCACCGGTGCTCACCATGAGCGGTCTGGAAGGCATTGGCCTGGACAAGTTCTGGGACACCGTACTCGAACACCGTCGCGTCCTGACCGACGCCGGCGAATTCGACGAGAAGCGCCGCCGCCAGCAGATCGACTGGACCTGGACGATGGTGCACGACCAGCTCCTGCGCCGCCTCGCCGACAACCCCGCTGTGAAAGCCATTCGCGCCCAAGTGGAGAAGCAGGTCCGCGACGGTACCCTCACCGCCGCTCTGGCGGCTGAAGAACTCCTCCGCGCCTTCGACGGACGCTGA